The nucleotide sequence CCACGACAGCAGATTGATGAGCTTCTCCCTCGACTCCTCGAGGGTGCGCTCGGGTCCGGGACGGAGATCGGGTGAACGGTGGATGAGGTTGTAACCGTCGATGACGATCAGATGCCCATCGGACATGACTTACTGCCTTCCGCCGCGAGCCGTGTGGATGATCACGCCGCCTTCGCCGACCGCCCAGCCGCGGAGCGCGTCGACGAAGAAGACGTCGTTGAGCCTCGAGGCGGTGTGACTGGCCTGCGCCTGCCACGTGACGCCGCCGTCGTCGCTCCGCAGCACCGCTCCCCCCACCATGGCATCGAAGCCCGCGGCATAGCCGATCAGATTCGTGGGGAAGCACACGCCCTCGAGCTGCCGGGTCGGCCCGGCATTGCGCAGCTCCCACTCGACCGAGTCGGGCGTGGCGATGGTGCGCGGCGTGACGCCTTGCGTCCCGACCGCCCACGCGGTGGCCGGCCCGGTGCGCCACACCGCCTCGAGACCCTGGATCGTCGGGGTCGGAACGATGAACCAGATGAGCCCGCGGTCGTGCGTGCCCGCGATCACGCCACCTCCGCCGACCGCCCACCCGTCGCGAGTGCCGGCGAAGGCGACTCCGCGCAGCGCGAAGGTCGTCGGCAGCCGGGTCGAGTGCCACGTGACGCCGCCGTCGAAAGTGCGGACGATGAGTCCAGAGGCCCCGACCACCCAGCCGGTATCGGGCGTGGCGAACCACACGTCATGGAAGGCATCGCCCTCCCCCACCGTGAGAATCCGGCTCCAGCTCTGCCCGCCGTCGGTCGTGTGCAACACGGTGCCCCCGTTTCCGACTGCCCACCCATCGGTTGGGGTGGTGAACCACACGCCGTTCAGGTTGAACGAGGTCCCGCTCGCCGGCCGGGTCCAGCTCGCCCCGGCGTCGTTCGTCACCACCACCGTCCCCCCCGCGCCCACCGCGACGCCGTTCCGGCCGTCCGGCTGGAAGAAGACGCTATTCAGCTCCAGCGTCGTGCCGCTGGCCTGCCGGAACCAGCCGGTATCCGGGAAAACGGTGACCCAGGCGGTGTCGCGATGGCCTCCGGCCTCGACGAACAGCGGCGCGGTTCCTTCCGTGAGGCCCTGGACGCGTCCGGTGCTGGTGACCCCGAAGACCTGCGGGTCACCGCTGGTCCACAGAAAGCCAACGCCGTGTGCGGGATTGCCGAGCGTATCGAACGCGGTGGCGGTGAACTGGACGACCTCGCCGATTTTCAGCGTGTCGACCCCGGGGCTCACCTCCACCCGGGTAAGAGGAACACTCGGTGCTACGGGCGAGGACTTGCTGTCGCAGCCGGCGAGCGCCAGGAGGATCGCAAGCGGCAAGAGCCGGGAAAGCCACCGCATCTGGTGGGACATGGGCATTGATGGTAGACAACTCGACCCGCGACGCGCCAGCACGTCCCGGTCTTGTCGCCGCCGACGGCGATCGCCTAGTCTTCGCGGCTCGGAAAGGACGGGCTTCGTCCATGCTGCAGGTTCGCGAAGTGGTCAAGCGGTACGACGATCGCGCCGTGGTGGATCACGTCACCTTCGAGGTCCCGGCGGGCGAGATCTTCGCTCTGCTCGGCCCGAACGGGGCCGGCAAGACCACGCTGATCCGCATGATCACCGACATCCTGCGCCCGGACTCGGGCGAAATCCTGCTCGACGGGCGCCGCGTGGACTCGCAGACCCGCCATGCCATCGCCTATCTGCCCGAAGAACGCGGACTCTATCGCCGAGCCAAGGTCATCGAAGTCGTCGGCTACTACGGGGAGCTCAAAGGCATGGCGCCGCGCGCCGCGCGCGACGAGGCTCGGCGGCTGCTCGAGCGGGTCGATCTCGCCGAGTGGGCGGACAAGCAGGTGCAGGCGCTCTCCAAGGGCATGCAGCAGAAGGTGCAGCTCTGCACCGCGCTGATCGGCGCCCCCAAGCTCCTGATCCTCGACGAGCCTTTCTCGGGGCTCGATCCCATCAATGTCCAGCTGTTCGAATCGATCCTGGCGGAGCGGCGGGCGGCGGGAAGCACGGTGTTGCTCTCGACCCACCAGATGAACAAGGTCGAGGAGGTCTGTGACCGAGCGCTGATGATCAACCAGGGGAGGATGGTGCTGCACGGAACCGTGCGCGACATCCGGCGACGTCATGCCGATCACGCGGTCGTCCTGCACACGGAGGATGCCGTGCCGGCCCTGCCCGGAGTGCGCTCCATCGAGACCCGGAACGGCGACCACAAGCTCTTGCTCGAGCCGGACGCCACTCCGGAATCGGTGCTGCGAGCGCTGATCGATCGCAACGTGAAGATCGAATCGTTCGCGCTCGCCTCGCTGCCGCTCGAGGACGTCTTCGTGAAGGTGGTTCGCGAAGGACTGGGGCTCGACGCTGGCCGGCGGGAGCCGGCGGGAGTCTCGCATTGAGCGCTTCCCGCCAGCGGATCCTGACGGTCGCGCGCCGCGAGTTCCTCACCACGGTCAAGCGCCGCGCCTTCCTGCTGACACTCATCGGGACGCCCGCGTATTTCGCGCTCGTCACCTTCATCTCCGCCAGCGCTTCCATCCAGGAGAAGAAGGATGCGCTCAAGGATCTCGACGTGCTGGCCGTGATCGACAGCAGCGGCGCCTTCGCCGGCGCGACTCGAGAGATCCGCACCACGTTCAAGACCGGCCTTTCGTTCTCTCGCCGCCCTGCCATGGGCGTGGATTCGATCTCGTTCAAGACCGACGTGCGCTTCTATTCCAGTCTCGATTCGGCGCTGGCCGACGTGCGCGCGGGACGGGTTCCGCAGGCGCTGGTGATCCCCTCGGACTACGTGGAGAGCGGCCGGATTCGGCGTTACACGCGGCCCAACAGCCCCTTCACGACCGGGGATCGGAGGGCCATCGGCGGCTGGCTGGCGCGCAACCTGGTGGCGTCCCGGGTGGGAGATGACATCGCGGCGCGCGTCGCGCGGCCGACCGAGGAAGAGCAGCTTCTCACCTTGAGCCGCAGCGGACGGTTCGAGGTCAAGGACGACTCTCGCGAGGTCGCGGATTTCCTGGTGCCCATGTTCTTTTCGATGCTGCTCGGACTCTCCATCATGATCGGCGGCCAGTACCTGCTGCAGGGAGTCTCCGAGGAGAAGGAGTCCCGAATCC is from Candidatus Eisenbacteria bacterium and encodes:
- a CDS encoding YCF48-related protein, which produces MPMSHQMRWLSRLLPLAILLALAGCDSKSSPVAPSVPLTRVEVSPGVDTLKIGEVVQFTATAFDTLGNPAHGVGFLWTSGDPQVFGVTSTGRVQGLTEGTAPLFVEAGGHRDTAWVTVFPDTGWFRQASGTTLELNSVFFQPDGRNGVAVGAGGTVVVTNDAGASWTRPASGTSFNLNGVWFTTPTDGWAVGNGGTVLHTTDGGQSWSRILTVGEGDAFHDVWFATPDTGWVVGASGLIVRTFDGGVTWHSTRLPTTFALRGVAFAGTRDGWAVGGGGVIAGTHDRGLIWFIVPTPTIQGLEAVWRTGPATAWAVGTQGVTPRTIATPDSVEWELRNAGPTRQLEGVCFPTNLIGYAAGFDAMVGGAVLRSDDGGVTWQAQASHTASRLNDVFFVDALRGWAVGEGGVIIHTARGGRQ
- a CDS encoding ATP-binding cassette domain-containing protein, with amino-acid sequence MLQVREVVKRYDDRAVVDHVTFEVPAGEIFALLGPNGAGKTTLIRMITDILRPDSGEILLDGRRVDSQTRHAIAYLPEERGLYRRAKVIEVVGYYGELKGMAPRAARDEARRLLERVDLAEWADKQVQALSKGMQQKVQLCTALIGAPKLLILDEPFSGLDPINVQLFESILAERRAAGSTVLLSTHQMNKVEEVCDRALMINQGRMVLHGTVRDIRRRHADHAVVLHTEDAVPALPGVRSIETRNGDHKLLLEPDATPESVLRALIDRNVKIESFALASLPLEDVFVKVVREGLGLDAGRREPAGVSH
- a CDS encoding ABC transporter permease; translated protein: MSASRQRILTVARREFLTTVKRRAFLLTLIGTPAYFALVTFISASASIQEKKDALKDLDVLAVIDSSGAFAGATREIRTTFKTGLSFSRRPAMGVDSISFKTDVRFYSSLDSALADVRAGRVPQALVIPSDYVESGRIRRYTRPNSPFTTGDRRAIGGWLARNLVASRVGDDIAARVARPTEEEQLLTLSRSGRFEVKDDSREVADFLVPMFFSMLLGLSIMIGGQYLLQGVSEEKESRILESLMCQVSAEELMTGKLFGLGAVGLVTVGTWVVVGLAVSGPALSMLPITTQPMVLVVATLYFLFGYLFFGSIMTGIGAITNNMREAQQFAVWFTLANFAPFILITAILSHPDGPLAFWLSLFPPTASTTMMMRLGASNSVVPPWQVGLSLLLLAASGLLALRISARIFRVGLLMYGKTPSLPEIMRWARRAA